In Desulfosoma caldarium, the following are encoded in one genomic region:
- a CDS encoding type IV pilin protein codes for MTSHRNKRHGMTRLLLNSRFLAFASGTKKGLEGFTLVELMVTVAILAILGAVAVPAYVNYVNRARQSEAIMALMNVKMDQEIFWDDHGRYAGTISCLPSFGNDCSAGTSHLTASGYKVKVENAGGSTFRAKASKKVYAYAPTDIIQLSVTAATPDATPQVLHPEAISFSVFKWIFD; via the coding sequence GTGACGAGTCATCGAAATAAGCGCCATGGAATGACCCGGCTTCTTTTGAATTCGAGGTTTCTGGCCTTTGCCTCCGGCACGAAGAAGGGGCTTGAAGGCTTTACGCTGGTGGAACTCATGGTGACGGTGGCCATTTTGGCCATTCTGGGGGCTGTGGCGGTGCCCGCGTACGTGAACTACGTCAATCGTGCTCGGCAAAGCGAAGCCATTATGGCGTTGATGAATGTCAAGATGGACCAGGAAATTTTCTGGGACGATCACGGTCGCTACGCCGGAACCATCAGCTGTCTGCCCTCTTTTGGAAACGACTGCTCGGCCGGGACGTCACACCTCACGGCCAGCGGCTACAAGGTCAAGGTGGAGAATGCGGGAGGAAGCACTTTCCGGGCGAAAGCATCCAAGAAGGTCTACGCGTATGCTCCCACGGATATAATCCAACTTTCCGTCACCGCAGCCACACCGGATGCGACGCCTCAAGTGCTGCATCCAGAGGCCATATCCTTTTCCGTTTTCAAGTGGATCTTTGATTGA